From the genome of Leptolyngbya sp. CCY15150, one region includes:
- a CDS encoding XDD3 family exosortase-dependent surface protein, producing the protein MYAIDAPDDSYASINGVRTVGNTVYEIYGMAIHEDLENNRIWVALNSNLPVEGRPDTEIFFPGETDNEDVPGGSVMWGDLFFDFNDQQGYQTAHTQRNLFGVRFLRNIDAVGVENISIGVYENVSGIDVGPAHSGFSNLAGYNSFVRSLGGQDTWMGSLPWNSPYFGRYSQPLLVSGVPMPNIIESGDRVGDVTMHTREELEAQGFDINNFFQEGEHIIGFSFDRPPGFVGDFIATILHECLNDGISLPGVFSDPSEPEPEPEPEPEPEPPFTQLFEDCPVMPGQRYALQPTRIEGDTKYIDNPISNAWYDPPPYERYQISVGGGSLITEILSFPCGIMGRAIIPGENPPGEQFEVLVDNIQLPGAFNPGGNLRFEDYAELLGDRLRQGENGQLGVNSVVIRGRTVCTGEASENSVCQQQDKDPIPYMCNNSGEAQSFCIQLKFDRERLDGSVVIGPEPAPEPATIFGTIAFGGILMKVARSRRRS; encoded by the coding sequence ATGTATGCGATCGATGCGCCCGATGATAGCTATGCAAGCATCAATGGTGTGCGCACTGTGGGCAACACAGTCTACGAGATCTACGGCATGGCTATCCATGAAGATCTAGAAAACAACAGGATTTGGGTCGCACTCAATTCAAATCTACCCGTGGAGGGACGTCCAGACACTGAGATATTTTTCCCAGGCGAAACCGACAACGAGGACGTTCCGGGAGGTAGCGTCATGTGGGGTGATTTATTCTTCGACTTCAATGATCAGCAAGGCTACCAAACGGCTCATACACAAAGAAACTTATTTGGAGTGCGGTTCTTAAGAAATATTGATGCAGTTGGAGTTGAAAATATCAGTATCGGCGTCTACGAAAATGTATCGGGGATTGATGTAGGGCCCGCTCATTCTGGATTTAGCAACTTAGCGGGCTATAACAGCTTCGTTCGAAGCCTAGGCGGGCAAGACACCTGGATGGGTTCACTGCCTTGGAACTCTCCCTACTTTGGTCGGTATTCTCAACCGTTGCTTGTCTCTGGGGTGCCGATGCCTAACATTATCGAATCAGGCGATCGCGTTGGAGATGTGACCATGCACACCAGGGAAGAACTGGAAGCTCAAGGCTTTGACATCAATAACTTCTTTCAAGAAGGAGAGCACATCATCGGATTCAGCTTCGATCGCCCCCCAGGCTTTGTTGGTGATTTTATTGCAACCATTCTCCACGAATGCCTCAATGACGGAATTTCTTTGCCAGGCGTCTTTTCTGATCCGTCTGAACCAGAACCAGAGCCAGAACCGGAACCAGAGCCCGAGCCCCCATTCACACAACTATTTGAAGACTGCCCAGTGATGCCAGGACAACGCTACGCACTTCAGCCTACTCGTATTGAAGGGGATACTAAATATATTGACAATCCCATTAGCAACGCATGGTACGATCCACCGCCCTACGAACGCTACCAAATAAGTGTAGGGGGTGGCAGTTTGATTACAGAAATTCTTAGTTTTCCTTGCGGTATAATGGGAAGAGCGATCATACCTGGAGAAAACCCTCCCGGTGAACAGTTCGAGGTTCTAGTCGATAACATCCAACTCCCTGGTGCTTTCAACCCGGGTGGTAACTTGAGATTTGAAGACTACGCTGAACTTTTGGGTGATCGCCTGCGGCAGGGAGAAAATGGTCAATTAGGTGTTAACAGCGTTGTGATACGGGGTCGCACCGTTTGCACAGGCGAGGCTAGTGAGAATAGTGTTTGTCAACAACAGGATAAAGATCCCATTCCATACATGTGTAATAACAGTGGGGAGGCTCAATCTTTCTGCATTCAGCTTAAATTCGACAGAGAACGTCTTGATGGCTCAGTAGTGATTGGGCCAGAACCGGCCCCAGAACCAGCAACAATCTTCGGTACGATCGCTTTTGGTGGCATTCTCATGAAAGTGGCGCGATCGCGGCGGCGCTCCTAG
- a CDS encoding SGNH/GDSL hydrolase family protein, which yields MTHIVLLGDSIFDNAMYVPSSWSVIDQVQQHLTEAGDRATLLALDGSYINGIAHQLQKLPEDATHLFISTGGNDVLGFGWKLYSETMSFPDVLEKILVMKHQFHHDYQSMLHQVLAHQKPVTLCTVYDQSPQSDTLFTLFAQTILPLFNDCITRQAIAFGLPLIDLRLVCDDLGDYSSLSPIEPSVQGGGKIAQHIAMIAKEHDFSMPRTVCYS from the coding sequence ATGACACATATTGTTTTACTTGGGGATTCCATTTTCGATAATGCTATGTATGTTCCCAGCTCCTGGTCGGTGATCGATCAGGTGCAACAGCATCTTACTGAAGCAGGCGATCGCGCCACTCTGCTAGCGCTTGATGGTAGCTACATTAATGGCATTGCCCATCAGCTTCAAAAACTTCCAGAGGATGCAACTCATCTATTTATTAGTACTGGGGGCAATGATGTTCTAGGCTTTGGCTGGAAGTTGTATAGTGAAACGATGAGCTTTCCTGATGTACTTGAGAAAATTCTGGTCATGAAGCATCAGTTTCATCACGACTATCAAAGCATGTTGCACCAGGTCTTGGCTCACCAAAAACCGGTGACGCTATGCACTGTTTATGACCAAAGTCCTCAATCTGATACCCTATTTACACTGTTTGCTCAAACCATACTTCCATTATTTAACGACTGCATTACTCGACAGGCGATCGCTTTTGGTCTACCGTTGATTGATTTACGATTGGTGTGTGATGATTTGGGCGATTATTCAAGCCTCTCGCCCATCGAACCATCGGTTCAAGGCGGCGGTAAGATCGCTCAGCATATTGCCATGATCGCTAAGGAACATGATTTCTCTATGCCACGCACAGTATGCTATTCATGA
- a CDS encoding ABC transporter ATP-binding protein: MADSAYLSSSTAIDTESVLEFIDVGLNYTTRDRPMVVMEEVSLTIQQSEFVSIVGPSGCGKTSLLRMISGLNPAHQGTVCFRGEPITKPLKNVGIAFQNPVLLPWRNTIKNVLLPLEIVQPHKHKLRQQRSHYISMAQELLATVGLRDFQTHYPWQLSGGMRQRASLCRALIHQPEILLLDEPFAALDAFTREEMWDMLQRLWERTQCTSVLVTHDLREALFLSDTVYVMGPRPSRIVLKLSVNLPRPRSLEMCFSDEFHHMYSQLRQHIHRN; encoded by the coding sequence ATGGCTGACTCTGCTTACCTCTCCTCCTCGACGGCTATCGACACTGAATCAGTGCTTGAGTTTATTGATGTGGGCCTCAACTACACGACGCGCGATCGCCCGATGGTGGTGATGGAGGAGGTCTCGTTAACCATTCAGCAATCAGAATTTGTGTCGATTGTTGGGCCTAGCGGCTGTGGTAAAACATCGCTGCTGCGTATGATTTCAGGGCTCAATCCTGCCCATCAAGGAACCGTCTGCTTTCGGGGAGAGCCCATTACCAAGCCGCTCAAAAATGTGGGCATCGCCTTCCAGAACCCAGTGCTGTTGCCTTGGCGCAACACGATTAAAAATGTATTGTTGCCCTTGGAAATTGTCCAACCTCATAAGCACAAACTTCGTCAGCAGCGATCGCACTATATCAGCATGGCGCAGGAGTTATTAGCCACGGTCGGCCTGCGCGATTTTCAAACCCATTACCCTTGGCAACTATCCGGTGGAATGCGACAACGAGCCTCGCTTTGCCGCGCCCTGATCCATCAGCCCGAAATTTTGTTGCTCGATGAACCCTTCGCCGCGCTGGATGCCTTCACCCGCGAAGAGATGTGGGATATGTTGCAGCGTTTGTGGGAGCGTACCCAATGTACGAGTGTTCTAGTTACCCATGATCTGCGAGAAGCTCTATTTTTGTCGGATACCGTCTATGTGATGGGCCCTCGCCCTAGTCGGATTGTGCTGAAGCTCTCCGTTAATTTACCTCGACCGCGATCGCTGGAGATGTGTTTCTCTGACGAATTCCATCACATGTATTCCCAACTGCGTCAGCATATTCATCGCAACTAA
- a CDS encoding ABC transporter permease, translating into MSRAEYLNPPQSRITLSTFLKSKHAVYVLPSVTTVLLFVVWELVTRLFSIPTFILPAPSVILGQITPWGAVVAKNAWITLFTTLCGFVAALCLGVVLGFSIGYSKLANMTLYPLLIGFNTIPKVALVPLMSIWFGIGTIPAVLTAFLLAFFPIAVNVAIGLATVETEMQDVLVSLGASRFEIFQKVGFPHTLPYLFASLKVAISQAFIGSVIAETVASNGGIGYVILTASSNFNVPLAFLSLLALAVMGTVLYGIFVVAEQRLVHWL; encoded by the coding sequence ATGTCTCGTGCAGAATATCTTAATCCACCCCAATCGCGCATCACTCTATCAACGTTTCTCAAATCAAAACATGCTGTTTATGTGCTGCCGTCCGTTACCACAGTGCTTCTATTTGTGGTTTGGGAGCTAGTCACTCGTCTATTCTCGATCCCAACATTTATCTTGCCTGCGCCATCGGTGATTTTAGGGCAAATTACTCCGTGGGGTGCTGTCGTTGCCAAAAATGCCTGGATTACTCTCTTTACCACCCTATGTGGTTTTGTGGCAGCTTTATGCTTGGGAGTGGTACTAGGTTTTTCCATTGGCTACTCCAAACTCGCCAATATGACCCTTTATCCACTGCTAATTGGGTTTAATACGATTCCTAAGGTGGCCTTGGTGCCCCTGATGTCCATTTGGTTTGGTATTGGTACAATCCCAGCCGTTTTGACAGCATTTCTGCTGGCTTTTTTCCCAATTGCAGTCAACGTAGCGATCGGCTTAGCTACGGTGGAGACAGAAATGCAGGATGTTCTGGTTTCTCTGGGTGCAAGCCGCTTTGAAATCTTTCAGAAAGTGGGATTTCCCCACACCCTACCTTATCTATTTGCGTCTCTGAAAGTAGCGATTTCTCAGGCGTTTATCGGCTCAGTGATTGCTGAAACCGTAGCATCTAATGGCGGTATTGGCTACGTCATTCTGACGGCGAGTTCCAACTTTAATGTTCCCTTAGCCTTTCTGTCGCTGCTAGCTTTGGCGGTCATGGGCACAGTGCTCTACGGTATTTTCGTAGTTGCAGAGCAACGGTTAGTCCATTGGCTGTAG
- a CDS encoding LysR family transcriptional regulator: MKPTPWQDMEFRHLDYAIAVKRHQGFMQAAIALGIDQGFLSKQIQRLETRLGFTLFDRTHRPLRVTEAGKSFLIKAEQIIEQTEKAVERSQDIQAGKQGRLEVGINTSIANSRLSDIIQAFHQQFPKVNLVLHELASYHQIEQLRNRQIDVGFFHKHTLHNLTDEERTMFATIPILHEPLVVVLPQHHRLAKQAKISLAQLSGDRFVLPPHTQMYGLRDQIDQLCLKANCKPNVVQEAAWITTVLSLVAGGLGVSLLPANVNYLQRAGVVYRDIQETSPLLEIVAVRYINHTSILLENFLNTLTDC, encoded by the coding sequence ATGAAACCTACACCCTGGCAAGATATGGAATTTCGACATTTAGACTATGCGATCGCTGTCAAGCGCCACCAAGGATTTATGCAGGCAGCGATCGCGTTAGGCATTGATCAAGGCTTTTTAAGTAAACAAATCCAACGATTAGAAACCAGGCTAGGATTTACATTATTTGATCGTACTCATCGTCCTTTGAGGGTGACAGAGGCTGGAAAAAGCTTTTTAATAAAGGCTGAACAGATTATCGAGCAGACAGAGAAAGCCGTTGAGCGGTCTCAAGATATCCAGGCTGGTAAGCAAGGACGACTGGAGGTAGGCATCAATACATCCATTGCCAATAGTCGGCTATCCGATATTATTCAGGCTTTCCATCAACAGTTTCCCAAGGTCAATTTGGTTCTGCATGAACTGGCTTCGTATCATCAAATTGAGCAACTACGCAACCGTCAGATTGATGTAGGTTTTTTCCATAAACATACCTTACACAACCTAACCGATGAAGAGCGTACCATGTTTGCAACGATTCCAATTCTCCATGAACCTTTAGTCGTTGTCTTACCTCAGCATCATCGTCTAGCCAAGCAGGCCAAGATTTCTCTTGCCCAACTCAGCGGCGATCGCTTTGTATTGCCACCCCATACCCAAATGTATGGACTGCGGGATCAGATTGATCAACTCTGTCTAAAAGCAAACTGCAAGCCGAACGTTGTGCAAGAGGCGGCTTGGATTACCACGGTTCTGAGCTTAGTGGCTGGAGGACTAGGTGTCTCGCTGCTGCCTGCCAACGTCAACTATCTACAGCGGGCTGGAGTTGTTTACCGCGATATCCAGGAAACATCTCCTCTACTAGAAATTGTTGCTGTTAGGTACATTAACCACACCTCTATCCTATTGGAGAATTTTCTCAACACATTAACAGATTGCTAA